One window of the Terriglobales bacterium genome contains the following:
- a CDS encoding efflux transporter outer membrane subunit has protein sequence MTVRTSWLLLTVFLVGCAVGPNYKRPQVAVPDAYRGLAADADKTSTASLADEKWWTLFQDEQLQNLIRTAINDNYDVRIAAARVLQAQAVLGITRADQFPTITGGAAATNDRFPRTKTFPPFETNANSVNLSMIWELDFWGKYRRATEAARAQLLATDWGKRAIITSLVRNVASAYFQLRELDLEMEISQHALASRQDSLRLVKIRASGGVTSMLDVRQSEQLVYEAAGTIPDLERRIEQQENFISILIGKNPQAIPRGKTLLENTFPPTVPAGLPSSLLERRADIQAAEQSLVAANARIGVAKAAYFPQITLTATAGYQSSSLTSLFSGPAGTWSFGGQLLQPIFEGGRLRSGVRLAEAQKEELLLIYQQAIQEAFREVSDALVGYKKDQEFRAQQELLTLSAKDATALSQSRYSGGVTSYLEVLDSDSRYFAAQLTLAQTQLNERLSLVQLYGALGGGWQQ, from the coding sequence ATGACGGTCAGGACGAGTTGGCTCCTGCTTACGGTCTTCCTTGTTGGCTGCGCGGTAGGGCCCAATTACAAGCGACCGCAGGTTGCGGTTCCAGATGCCTACCGGGGTCTCGCGGCCGATGCGGACAAGACCAGCACTGCATCCCTTGCCGACGAGAAGTGGTGGACGCTGTTTCAGGACGAGCAATTGCAAAATCTGATTCGCACAGCGATCAATGACAATTATGACGTTCGCATCGCTGCCGCCCGCGTACTTCAGGCGCAGGCTGTACTGGGCATAACGCGCGCCGACCAGTTTCCAACGATCACGGGTGGGGCCGCAGCTACGAATGATCGATTCCCAAGAACCAAAACTTTTCCGCCGTTCGAAACCAACGCTAACAGCGTGAATCTCTCGATGATTTGGGAGTTGGATTTTTGGGGAAAGTACCGCAGGGCGACCGAAGCGGCGCGGGCCCAACTGCTGGCTACGGACTGGGGGAAGCGAGCAATCATCACCAGTCTCGTGCGCAACGTGGCCTCTGCGTATTTCCAATTGCGTGAACTGGACCTCGAGATGGAGATCTCGCAGCACGCGCTCGCGTCCCGCCAGGATTCTCTTCGCCTGGTAAAGATTCGCGCATCGGGTGGAGTCACATCCATGCTCGACGTCCGGCAATCGGAGCAGCTGGTTTATGAAGCTGCCGGCACGATTCCTGATTTGGAGCGACGAATCGAGCAGCAGGAGAATTTCATCAGCATCCTGATCGGCAAGAACCCGCAGGCTATACCCCGTGGCAAGACGCTACTTGAAAACACTTTTCCCCCAACCGTTCCGGCCGGGCTTCCTTCCTCGCTGCTCGAACGACGAGCAGATATCCAGGCGGCAGAGCAATCGTTGGTCGCGGCCAATGCGCGTATTGGAGTAGCAAAGGCAGCGTACTTCCCGCAGATCACTTTGACGGCAACGGCTGGATATCAAAGTTCATCCCTGACGAGTCTTTTTTCCGGTCCCGCAGGAACATGGAGTTTTGGGGGACAGCTACTGCAACCGATCTTCGAAGGCGGCAGACTCCGATCCGGAGTGAGACTGGCTGAAGCACAAAAAGAAGAACTCCTCCTTATTTATCAGCAGGCAATCCAAGAGGCATTCCGGGAAGTATCTGACGCACTCGTCGGCTACAAAAAAGATCAGGAGTTTCGGGCACAGCAGGAATTACTTACTCTGTCCGCGAAAGATGCGACCGCTCTTTCCCAGTCCCGTTACTCAGGAGGCGTGACCAGCTATCTCGAGGTCCTCGACAGTGACTCTCGTTACTTCGCTGCACAGCTGACCTTGGCCCAGACGCAGCTTAATGAGCGGTTGTCGCTGGTGCAGCTGTACGGAGCGTTAGGCGGAGGATGGCAACAGTAG
- a CDS encoding TrkA C-terminal domain-containing protein encodes MEWLAKLFTKYPEMGVYFAIGLGYVIARLKFRGVGLGTVTSSLLAGIFLGNFFHVPVSDQAKAILFLLFLFGIGYSVGPSFFRNLKGEGWRWATLAVFVPVIGLATAYVVARFLKLDPGFSAGLLSGSLTESPVIGTASEAIRGLSLAEEQKQILIGHIAVADAICYLFGTIGVIWCCSSLGPKLLGIDLRSESRKLEASLGIKRSKFGVSSGWQPIGIRAYTIAQDAPVIGQTIAAAERSVPGARLFVERIRRNNEIFTPTGTAVFEAGDTVAVLGRTEVLVKVLGPKSSEVPDPELLEIPVASFDLYVSNKAVAGKTLRELVETFDETRGVLLRGIMRGGKSMPVGTNVRLERGDVLQVTGVEQAVEKLAPIVGMKLEPVEEADFSILGIAVFIGILFGASLTIPVGHLRITLGTSVGTLLAGLIVGWMHSVRPWFGRMPHEAILFMKSLGLAAFVAMIGLKAGPIFVHTLKESGYLLFLGGIIVTLTPLITGLYFGRYILKLNPVLLLGGLAGAQTMIAGVAAVQDKSDSSVSTLGYSYTAAIGHILLTTWGTVIVYLMS; translated from the coding sequence ATGGAATGGCTGGCAAAGTTGTTCACGAAATATCCCGAAATGGGCGTCTACTTTGCCATTGGCCTCGGGTACGTGATCGCGCGTCTTAAGTTTCGGGGCGTCGGACTGGGTACGGTCACGTCCTCCCTATTGGCGGGAATTTTCCTCGGCAACTTTTTCCACGTACCCGTATCCGATCAGGCAAAAGCCATTTTGTTTCTGCTGTTCCTTTTTGGGATCGGATACTCCGTCGGTCCGAGCTTTTTCCGAAATCTTAAAGGTGAGGGATGGCGGTGGGCCACGCTTGCTGTCTTTGTTCCGGTGATCGGCCTGGCAACCGCATATGTGGTTGCACGTTTCCTCAAGCTTGATCCTGGGTTCTCAGCAGGCTTATTGTCAGGCTCATTGACGGAATCGCCGGTGATCGGCACTGCGAGCGAAGCAATCCGCGGCTTATCTCTTGCGGAGGAACAAAAGCAAATATTAATCGGCCACATAGCGGTTGCAGACGCAATCTGCTACTTGTTCGGCACCATTGGTGTGATCTGGTGCTGCAGCAGTCTCGGACCCAAACTCTTGGGCATCGACTTACGAAGCGAGTCGAGAAAATTGGAAGCTAGCCTGGGGATTAAACGGTCGAAGTTTGGCGTCTCTTCAGGATGGCAGCCTATTGGAATTCGGGCATACACAATTGCCCAAGATGCACCTGTCATAGGACAAACAATAGCGGCCGCAGAGAGGTCTGTTCCCGGTGCGCGTCTCTTCGTGGAACGCATTCGACGTAATAATGAAATATTCACTCCAACCGGAACAGCGGTTTTCGAGGCTGGTGACACCGTAGCGGTGCTCGGTCGAACCGAAGTGCTGGTGAAGGTGCTTGGTCCGAAATCAAGCGAAGTTCCTGATCCAGAATTGTTGGAGATCCCCGTAGCTTCTTTTGATCTCTACGTTAGCAATAAAGCGGTCGCAGGCAAGACACTGCGAGAATTGGTTGAAACTTTCGACGAAACACGAGGTGTTCTTCTACGAGGAATCATGCGGGGCGGAAAATCGATGCCGGTGGGCACTAATGTTCGTCTAGAGCGCGGCGATGTTCTTCAAGTCACGGGCGTGGAGCAGGCGGTCGAGAAGCTGGCACCTATTGTCGGAATGAAACTGGAACCGGTAGAAGAAGCGGACTTTTCGATTTTGGGCATTGCAGTTTTCATAGGCATTTTGTTCGGAGCGTCCTTGACCATTCCTGTAGGGCACTTGAGGATTACTCTTGGCACTAGTGTCGGTACATTACTGGCCGGCTTGATTGTCGGATGGATGCATTCGGTGCGCCCCTGGTTCGGACGGATGCCGCATGAAGCAATCCTGTTCATGAAGTCTCTCGGGCTCGCCGCCTTCGTAGCCATGATCGGCCTTAAAGCTGGACCTATTTTCGTTCACACTCTCAAAGAATCGGGTTACTTGTTGTTCTTAGGCGGCATCATCGTTACTCTCACCCCTCTCATCACGGGCCTTTACTTTGGACGCTACATTCTGAAACTGAACCCAGTACTTCTGCTGGGAGGACTGGCAGGAGCTCAAACGATGATCGCGGGCGTTGCTGCAGTGCAGGACAAATCGGACAGCTCGGTATCGACACTGGGCTATTCATATACTGCAGCGATCGGACACATCCTGCTGACTACCTGGGGAACAGTAATCGTGTATTTAATGAGCTAG
- the aspT gene encoding aspartate-alanine antiporter, with protein MFSWFAATLRQYPEIAIFLTLAFGYYFGKFTFRGIGLGSVTATLLSGVLIGQIGITISQPLKATVFLMFLFAVGYGVGPQFVRGVAKDGVPQAIFSVVQCVLCLAVPVVITKLAGYDLGYAAGLYSGSQTISAAMGLSTDAINRLGMAADQAKALLDSMPIAYAVTYMFGTVGSAIVIALFGPALLRFDLEKACKDYEEKQGGTKEVGGAGTAWHRWEVRAFRILPNSRVNGLRAADAEALIPNARVFVLRVRRNGVIEEATADTVLREGDVVAIVGAREVLVNLIGERAKLAAVSGGRESALTGSVQPPVEVDDPELLGVPVEGVDVCVTKKEVDGKTLAEIAQQGGARGVFLRKITRGAVATSIPVLPNTKIFRGDILSIVGRTQDTNAAIKMLGVPDRATDVADVAFIGAGVAIGALVGAVVWKVAGIPLTLSTAGGALISGLVCGWLRSVRPTFGRIPSSTVWFMNSVGLNIFIAIVGISAGPGFVNGLRTQGISLFLWGAVATTVPLVLGMYIGKYIFRFHDAILLGIVSGARTTTASLGLVCDRGKSQVPALGYTVTYAVGNTFLTIWGMVLIVLLTFGASK; from the coding sequence ATGTTTAGTTGGTTCGCAGCTACGCTCCGGCAATATCCGGAGATCGCCATTTTTCTGACACTTGCATTTGGCTACTATTTTGGGAAATTCACGTTCCGCGGCATTGGGCTCGGATCGGTTACCGCTACGCTCTTGTCCGGAGTCCTTATTGGCCAAATCGGGATCACCATTTCGCAACCTCTGAAAGCCACTGTTTTCCTGATGTTCTTGTTTGCAGTCGGTTACGGCGTCGGGCCGCAATTCGTTCGCGGAGTAGCCAAAGACGGAGTACCTCAAGCGATCTTTTCGGTTGTCCAATGCGTACTCTGCCTGGCAGTGCCCGTTGTAATCACGAAGTTGGCAGGCTATGACCTGGGATATGCAGCCGGACTCTACTCCGGCTCGCAAACTATTTCCGCAGCGATGGGTCTTTCAACTGACGCGATCAACCGATTGGGAATGGCTGCCGACCAGGCAAAAGCTCTGCTCGATTCCATGCCTATTGCCTATGCCGTGACTTACATGTTCGGAACGGTGGGTTCGGCAATTGTCATTGCGTTATTTGGGCCGGCGCTGCTTCGGTTTGACCTTGAAAAAGCCTGCAAAGATTACGAGGAGAAGCAGGGTGGAACTAAAGAGGTTGGAGGAGCAGGCACAGCCTGGCACCGATGGGAAGTGCGTGCTTTTCGTATATTGCCGAACAGTAGAGTAAATGGCCTGCGTGCCGCCGACGCGGAAGCCCTGATTCCTAACGCACGTGTCTTTGTTCTGCGAGTGCGACGAAACGGCGTGATTGAAGAGGCAACAGCAGACACGGTTCTACGCGAAGGCGATGTTGTGGCCATAGTCGGCGCCCGTGAAGTGCTAGTAAACCTCATCGGAGAGCGTGCAAAGCTGGCTGCCGTCTCAGGCGGGCGTGAGAGCGCTCTCACTGGCAGCGTTCAGCCGCCGGTCGAAGTTGATGATCCGGAACTACTGGGTGTTCCAGTTGAAGGTGTAGACGTTTGTGTCACTAAGAAAGAGGTGGATGGAAAAACGCTCGCCGAAATCGCTCAACAAGGCGGAGCGCGCGGCGTTTTCCTGCGCAAGATCACACGCGGCGCAGTTGCTACTTCGATTCCGGTGCTACCGAATACGAAGATCTTTCGCGGCGACATTCTGAGCATCGTGGGCCGCACTCAAGATACGAATGCGGCGATCAAAATGCTCGGCGTACCTGATCGGGCTACCGACGTGGCCGACGTAGCTTTTATTGGCGCCGGTGTTGCGATCGGTGCGCTGGTAGGTGCGGTGGTTTGGAAAGTAGCGGGAATTCCACTGACGCTTTCAACCGCCGGCGGCGCCCTTATATCGGGACTTGTCTGCGGCTGGCTGCGCTCCGTTCGGCCGACGTTTGGGCGCATTCCGTCTTCGACCGTCTGGTTCATGAACTCGGTCGGTCTGAACATTTTCATTGCTATCGTCGGGATCTCGGCTGGCCCGGGATTCGTGAATGGACTGCGGACACAAGGCATCAGCCTGTTCCTCTGGGGCGCGGTCGCGACTACTGTGCCGCTCGTTTTGGGCATGTACATCGGGAAATACATATTTCGTTTTCACGATGCGATCTTGCTGGGCATTGTCTCCGGAGCCCGCACTACGACAGCTTCGCTGGGCCTGGTTTGTGACCGAGGAAAGAGTCAGGTTCCTGCCTTGGGCTACACAGTCACTTATGCCGTAGGTAACACCTTCCTAACTATCTGGGGCATGGTTCTAATCGTGCTCTTAACCTTCGGAGCTTCGAAGTAA
- a CDS encoding DcaP family trimeric outer membrane transporter: MADVQNQLNRLSARPAESQSAGAANAQQSSDQQQKEEVIEELSKQTKHATGEAVAGYETYSQDSQAAPRLDNSPLDPNFPGYFRLPGTKTLLKIGGYFKTDFIRDLRPAGDTERFIPSGIPVPASGGGTNSTVSVRPTRLNMDFLIPLEDLGSVRFFVEGDLFGSSSTTPRMRHAYAQMKNFLIGQTFSNFQDPDSGPDQLDFQGPNAQVSLRNPQFRYSIPLAEKTSFRLSLEKASSDIAFKTPEFNALPSNQAPDGTATFRHDMDKGHVQVSALLRSVGAFLPNGVSDSVFAWGFNFTGSQKTFDKDTFVYQGVYGNGIERYLNDTSGLGIDAAVKSTQDPHLKAVPVVAAYGSYQHFWVDKVRSSVMYGFVQVDNTDFQPGTTFHQSNYTATNIIWNVVGSLNVGTEFLYGWVVKKDGSTGTAPRLMLSAKYNFVKAGSSGK; encoded by the coding sequence ATGGCAGACGTGCAGAACCAGCTCAATCGACTTTCCGCACGACCTGCCGAATCGCAGAGTGCGGGCGCGGCCAATGCGCAGCAGTCGTCTGACCAGCAACAGAAAGAAGAAGTCATTGAAGAGCTGAGCAAGCAGACAAAGCACGCCACAGGAGAAGCGGTGGCCGGCTACGAAACATATTCTCAAGATTCTCAGGCTGCCCCGCGTCTGGACAATTCTCCTCTCGATCCGAATTTTCCAGGATATTTCCGACTTCCAGGTACAAAGACGCTTCTGAAAATCGGGGGCTACTTCAAAACCGACTTTATTCGCGACCTCAGGCCCGCGGGTGATACCGAACGCTTTATTCCATCGGGTATTCCGGTGCCGGCAAGTGGAGGCGGAACCAACTCGACAGTGTCTGTCCGGCCCACCCGGTTGAATATGGATTTCCTCATTCCCCTGGAAGACCTCGGGAGCGTCAGGTTCTTTGTTGAGGGCGATCTTTTCGGGTCCAGTTCGACTACACCGCGCATGCGCCATGCATATGCACAGATGAAGAACTTTTTGATTGGGCAAACGTTTTCAAATTTCCAGGATCCCGATTCAGGGCCGGATCAACTCGATTTTCAAGGACCCAACGCGCAGGTCTCGTTACGCAATCCACAGTTCCGTTACTCGATTCCCCTTGCCGAAAAGACCAGCTTCAGACTTTCTCTCGAAAAGGCGTCGTCGGACATCGCGTTCAAAACTCCAGAGTTCAATGCATTACCAAGTAACCAGGCGCCTGACGGAACGGCCACCTTTCGGCACGATATGGACAAAGGCCACGTTCAAGTCTCCGCATTACTTCGAAGTGTTGGAGCCTTCTTACCAAACGGAGTCAGTGACTCGGTATTTGCGTGGGGATTTAATTTCACTGGATCTCAGAAAACGTTCGACAAAGATACCTTTGTCTATCAGGGAGTTTACGGAAATGGCATTGAGCGGTATCTCAACGATACGTCTGGGCTGGGTATCGATGCCGCAGTGAAGAGCACCCAGGATCCACATCTCAAAGCAGTGCCCGTAGTGGCTGCATATGGAAGCTATCAACATTTCTGGGTTGACAAAGTCCGATCATCGGTCATGTACGGCTTCGTACAGGTCGATAACACTGATTTCCAGCCCGGCACGACGTTCCATCAAAGCAATTACACAGCAACAAACATTATTTGGAACGTTGTTGGATCTCTGAACGTAGGTACAGAGTTTCTGTATGGATGGGTAGTAAAGAAAGACGGCTCTACAGGCACGGCGCCTCGCCTAATGCTGAGTGCCAAATATAACTTCGTCAAAGCTGGGAGCTCTGGAAAGTAG
- the aspD gene encoding aspartate 4-decarboxylase — MDDMELRKFESLSPFEIKDELIKLAKKTSRTTQSAFLNAGRGNPNWIATTPREGYFLLGQFAITESKRVMEHPAGLGGMPQAQGIAGRLETWVTKHSEMPGANFLSSMVRFAVKKFGFEPDAFVHELVDSIIGDNYPVPDRMLVHNERIVHEYLMWAVCGDPVPTGKFDLFSVEGGTAAMCYIFKSLKNNRLLRSGDTIALGTPIFTPYLELPHLEDYGLHFINIAAPQENRFQFTDAEIKKLEDPKIKAFFVVNPGNPTGMALSREVIGKIANLVKTKRPDLLILTDDVYGTFVENFRSLLGELPHNTIGVYSYSKYVGCTGWRLGVIAIHEDNIFDKRIASLPEAELKALDKRYGALTLEPRKIKFIDRIVADSRDVALNHTAGLALPQQVMMTMFSLAELMDVNKQYQKACMEILHRRAWALIDGLGLEDITPNPLYDAYYGLIDFEFFARKNLGEEAVEYLKKNVHPLDLAFRLAADRGIVLLNGGGFEAPDWSLRVSLANLDDEVYEEIGRGVRSIARGYRDAFEAAKRAEKTKRAAA, encoded by the coding sequence ATGGACGATATGGAGTTGCGCAAGTTCGAGAGCTTAAGTCCGTTCGAGATCAAGGACGAACTCATAAAACTGGCTAAGAAAACGTCACGCACTACACAATCTGCATTTCTGAACGCCGGCCGCGGCAACCCCAACTGGATCGCGACCACGCCACGAGAGGGTTATTTTCTACTCGGCCAGTTCGCTATCACCGAGAGCAAGCGGGTGATGGAGCATCCTGCAGGTCTTGGCGGAATGCCACAGGCACAAGGCATCGCAGGGCGTCTAGAAACCTGGGTTACAAAACATTCCGAAATGCCAGGCGCCAACTTCCTATCATCAATGGTGAGGTTTGCCGTTAAGAAGTTTGGCTTCGAGCCCGATGCATTTGTGCACGAGCTGGTGGACTCGATCATCGGCGATAACTATCCGGTTCCTGATCGAATGCTTGTCCACAACGAGCGCATCGTGCACGAGTACCTGATGTGGGCCGTCTGCGGCGATCCTGTACCGACGGGCAAGTTTGATCTCTTCTCGGTCGAGGGTGGGACGGCTGCGATGTGTTACATCTTCAAATCCTTGAAGAACAACCGCCTGCTTCGTTCGGGCGACACTATCGCGTTGGGTACGCCCATCTTCACGCCTTACCTGGAGTTGCCGCATCTTGAGGATTACGGGTTGCATTTCATAAATATCGCGGCCCCGCAGGAAAATCGTTTTCAATTTACAGATGCGGAGATCAAGAAGCTCGAGGATCCCAAGATCAAAGCTTTCTTCGTCGTCAATCCAGGAAATCCCACCGGCATGGCGCTGAGCAGGGAGGTAATTGGCAAGATCGCGAACTTAGTCAAGACGAAGCGACCTGATCTGCTCATATTGACAGACGATGTATACGGTACGTTTGTTGAGAACTTCCGCTCTCTGCTCGGCGAGCTCCCACACAACACCATCGGTGTGTACTCCTATTCGAAATACGTCGGCTGCACGGGATGGCGACTCGGGGTAATTGCGATACATGAAGACAACATCTTCGACAAGCGAATTGCAAGCCTTCCAGAAGCCGAGTTGAAGGCGCTCGATAAGCGCTACGGCGCGCTTACTCTCGAGCCGCGCAAAATTAAGTTCATTGATCGCATTGTGGCTGACAGCCGCGATGTTGCTTTGAACCACACTGCTGGACTCGCTTTACCTCAGCAAGTGATGATGACTATGTTCTCGCTCGCTGAGCTGATGGATGTTAATAAGCAATATCAGAAAGCTTGTATGGAGATCCTGCATCGGCGGGCTTGGGCGTTGATCGACGGCTTAGGACTTGAGGACATCACGCCCAATCCTCTATATGACGCCTATTACGGTCTGATCGATTTCGAGTTCTTTGCGCGCAAGAACCTGGGAGAGGAAGCGGTCGAGTACCTCAAAAAGAACGTGCACCCGCTCGATCTCGCTTTCCGCCTCGCTGCGGATCGCGGCATTGTCCTCCTGAACGGCGGAGGCTTCGAAGCTCCCGACTGGTCATTACGGGTGTCGCTGGCAAATCTCGATGATGAGGTTTACGAGGAGATCGGGCGCGGCGTTCGGTCGATCGCGCGAGGCTATCGAGATGCATTCGAGGCTGCCAAACGGGCCGAGAAAACTAAAAGAGCAGCCGCTTAA
- a CDS encoding transporter has protein sequence MKIRGARSFLATLILSTACFAQDLTPRAYVITPTSSNAIVLSTSFFDGDILFDGSVPITDSTGRVSVSTLSLYHSLSFFGRSANATASLPYAIGNFRGKVIGAEHNAYRSGLVDTIFRFSVNLLGGPALSAPKFRSWKQKTLIGASLKVVAPTGQYDPTKLINPGGNRWVFKPELGLSRRWGHWIVDAYSGVVFFTDNHNFFSQNQFSAGTNIQSQAPVGTFEGHLSYDVRPRLWASLDANFWRGGKASINGIENPASLQSNSRLGATTSVPLTTHQSLKFSYSRGAYVRFGGNFQNVSIGWQYSWIGKPK, from the coding sequence GTGAAGATTCGAGGTGCGCGTTCATTTCTCGCAACGCTGATTCTGTCCACCGCCTGCTTCGCGCAAGACCTGACACCGAGAGCTTACGTAATAACTCCCACTAGCTCGAACGCCATCGTACTTTCAACCTCCTTTTTCGACGGCGACATTCTGTTTGATGGCTCGGTCCCGATTACAGACTCGACAGGCAGAGTCTCCGTTTCGACCCTGAGTCTCTATCACTCCCTAAGCTTTTTCGGACGATCTGCGAATGCCACTGCCTCTCTTCCGTATGCCATAGGAAACTTCCGCGGCAAAGTAATTGGCGCGGAGCACAACGCATATCGTTCCGGCCTTGTGGACACCATTTTTCGATTCTCAGTGAACCTGCTGGGTGGACCCGCGCTTTCCGCTCCAAAATTCCGATCATGGAAACAGAAAACCCTTATTGGAGCGAGTCTTAAGGTCGTTGCTCCCACCGGACAATATGACCCAACCAAGTTGATCAATCCTGGAGGCAATCGTTGGGTTTTCAAACCGGAACTCGGCCTGTCGCGCCGATGGGGGCACTGGATTGTGGATGCGTATTCCGGAGTCGTCTTCTTCACCGACAACCACAACTTCTTTTCTCAAAACCAATTTTCTGCCGGCACAAACATTCAGTCGCAAGCGCCTGTCGGTACCTTTGAGGGACACCTCAGCTACGATGTTCGACCCCGTCTGTGGGCATCCTTGGACGCTAATTTCTGGCGCGGAGGAAAAGCGAGTATCAATGGAATTGAAAATCCGGCGAGCCTGCAGTCAAACTCCCGACTTGGAGCCACGACCTCAGTACCGCTCACCACTCACCAATCACTGAAATTCAGCTACAGCAGGGGTGCTTACGTCAGGTTTGGTGGAAATTTCCAGAACGTCTCTATTGGCTGGCAGTACTCTTGGATAGGAAAGCCTAAGTAA
- a CDS encoding mechanosensitive ion channel domain-containing protein, which produces MLRIHNRDIVMLRATVGGFIPAMRAKDIGARVNEILKGSATPPLVAMKPISQGVAFYMGGNLAFAIVYEDLDPTSGQTIQQVSEEAQRRLNVAIKESFEARSMTGLVESIIFASGATVGFLVFLLIMHKMRIAFQRFVDHHRRFAVEAGERLTALARISRGAYRTFILLSVIGLELGVANLWLTFILQRFPYTRPWGETFSRKALLLLLQVGSAIARALPGLTMVAIIMAACYVSTRAINKLFYSIKSGEITLQLIHPEVAAPTRRLVAAGIWIFGLVLAYPNLPGSQTDAFKGISVLLGLLVTLGSSGVFGQALCGILLMYSRAFKAGDYVSIDATEGVVIEVGALSTKIRTIKNEVVNIPNSLVVTTQTKNYSKLQKTTGVIVHTEVTIGYSAPWRQVEAMLLLAAEHTEGIRRSPAPFVLQTALGDYAVQYQLNAYLDRAEEKVPMLALLHRRIQDVFNEYGVQIMTPHYRRDPIEPQVVPKAHWFDPPANVSETAVPDTTMNAGVAS; this is translated from the coding sequence ATGTTGCGAATTCACAACCGTGACATAGTTATGCTGCGTGCCACCGTGGGCGGATTTATCCCTGCCATGCGGGCAAAAGACATTGGGGCGAGAGTGAATGAAATCCTAAAAGGGAGTGCGACTCCGCCTTTGGTGGCGATGAAGCCGATTTCCCAAGGCGTAGCCTTCTACATGGGAGGCAACCTCGCATTCGCCATCGTCTATGAAGATTTAGACCCGACGTCGGGGCAAACCATTCAGCAAGTGTCTGAAGAAGCGCAACGACGGCTGAACGTTGCAATAAAAGAATCTTTTGAAGCTCGCAGCATGACCGGTCTCGTTGAAAGCATCATCTTTGCTTCCGGAGCAACCGTTGGTTTTCTCGTGTTCTTGCTGATCATGCACAAGATGCGGATCGCGTTCCAACGGTTTGTAGACCATCATCGCCGCTTCGCGGTGGAGGCCGGAGAACGTCTTACAGCCCTGGCCCGAATCAGCCGCGGCGCGTATCGCACGTTCATTCTGCTGTCAGTCATTGGACTTGAACTAGGCGTTGCCAATCTGTGGCTCACATTTATCCTTCAGCGATTTCCATATACCCGTCCGTGGGGAGAAACCTTCAGCAGAAAGGCTCTATTGCTTCTGCTTCAGGTTGGGAGTGCCATTGCACGTGCGCTTCCCGGCTTAACAATGGTGGCGATCATCATGGCGGCCTGTTATGTCTCAACAAGAGCGATCAACAAGCTCTTCTATTCCATAAAGTCCGGAGAGATTACGCTGCAACTCATTCATCCTGAGGTCGCGGCACCCACGCGTCGATTGGTGGCGGCAGGCATCTGGATATTCGGCCTGGTGTTGGCTTATCCGAACCTGCCTGGGAGTCAAACCGACGCTTTTAAAGGTATATCCGTTCTACTGGGACTACTCGTGACTCTTGGATCTTCAGGTGTTTTTGGACAGGCGCTTTGTGGGATATTGCTTATGTATTCACGCGCTTTTAAGGCCGGCGACTACGTCAGCATCGACGCGACCGAGGGTGTCGTCATCGAGGTAGGCGCGTTATCGACCAAGATCCGTACTATAAAAAATGAAGTAGTAAATATTCCGAATTCGCTTGTCGTGACAACCCAGACTAAGAATTATTCGAAGCTACAGAAGACCACAGGCGTGATTGTTCACACAGAAGTCACGATTGGCTACAGTGCCCCTTGGCGTCAAGTGGAAGCGATGTTGCTTCTCGCCGCAGAGCACACGGAAGGAATTCGACGGTCTCCAGCTCCATTTGTCTTGCAGACAGCCCTCGGCGACTATGCGGTTCAATATCAATTAAACGCATATCTCGACCGCGCCGAGGAGAAAGTGCCAATGCTGGCTTTGCTGCACCGGCGGATTCAGGATGTATTTAATGAATATGGAGTGCAGATCATGACCCCGCATTATCGACGAGATCCTATTGAACCCCAAGTCGTACCGAAGGCCCATTGGTTCGATCCGCCGGCTAACGTCAGCGAGACCGCTGTTCCCGATACCACGATGAATGCAGGAGTCGCAAGCTAA